Genomic DNA from Bacteroidota bacterium:
TTTTTCCCCAGGCTTTTGTAAATATGCTTTCTTTATTAGGCTGGAATCCGGGTACAACACAAGAGATTTTTTCTATGCAAGAGTTAATAGATGCATTTTCCCTTGAAAGAGTAAATAAATCCGGAGCAAAATTTGATTTTGAAAAGACAAAATGGTTTAACCAGCAGTATCTGCGCATGGAAAGCAATGAGTCACTTGCGGAAAAGCTTAAACCTATTATATTGGAAAATGGAATTGCTCCAAAAGATGAATTTATTGCCAAAGTTTGTGGCCTGATGAAGGAAAGGGCAACTTTTGTTAAGGATATATGGAATGAGGGCCAGTATTTTTTCACAGCCCCTAAGGAATATGATAGGGAAGTGAGGATTAAAAAATGGAAACCAGACACTTCTGTTTTACTTATTGAATGGAAAAATATTTTGATGGTTTTGGCTGACTTTTCTCCATTATCCATTGAGCAGGCGTTTAAGGATTTCCTTGAAGTGAAAAAAGTTGGAATGGGAGCTGTGCTTCTGCCCTTCAGGTTAACTGTAACAGGAGCAGGGGCAGGTCCTTCTATGTTTGATATATCAGCTTTGCTTGGCAGGGAAGAGGTGGTTGCCAGAATTGAAAAAGCTGTTGAAGTAATTGAGTTACAGTAATTAGGAATACATTGGATAAACTGTTCAAATAACATGGGAATAATTCACATTGAGGGCATGGAGTTTTTCGCTTTTCATGGTCTTTTGGAAGAAGAGCAAAAAACAGGGAACAGGTTTGTTGTAGACTTGAAATTAGAAGTTGATTTTACAAAAGCCGCTGAAACTGATGATATACAAGGTACGGTAAATTACCAGGAAGTTCATGAACTTGTTAAAAAGGAAATGTATGAAGCATCAAAACTCATAGAGCATGTTGCAAAAAGAATACAAACTTCTGTATTAAGGGAGATAAAAGGAGTTC
This window encodes:
- the folB gene encoding dihydroneopterin aldolase; amino-acid sequence: MGIIHIEGMEFFAFHGLLEEEQKTGNRFVVDLKLEVDFTKAAETDDIQGTVNYQEVHELVKKEMYEASKLIEHVAKRIQTSVLREIKGVQSLEVKVIKFRPPVKGIIEKVSVVLKS